Proteins encoded in a region of the Zea mays cultivar B73 chromosome 4, Zm-B73-REFERENCE-NAM-5.0, whole genome shotgun sequence genome:
- the LOC118477017 gene encoding uncharacterized protein, which translates to MEVVKLGITTQTWPDLVGYAVVDAVNIIRQDNPNITEVRVLPPDGVPSPLQDGAIRVCIYNDIVNGQAVVVNPAPYIG; encoded by the coding sequence ATGGAGGTCGTCAAGCTTGGTATAACCACCCAAACATGGCCTGATCTGGTTGGCTACGCTGTTGTAGATGCGGTTAATATTATCCGTCAAGATAATCCCAATATAACCGAAGTTCGAGTACTCCCTCCAGATGGGGTCCCGTCTCCACTCCAAGATGGTGCCATACGTGTTTGTATCTACAACGACATCGTCAATGGTCAGGCTGTTGTGGTTAACCCAGCACCATATATTGGCTAG